Proteins from a genomic interval of Paenibacillus sp. FSL R5-0623:
- the iolC gene encoding 5-dehydro-2-deoxygluconokinase, which translates to MTYVSFPVSRKKDFTAIGRLCIDLNANEINRPMEETMTFTKYVGGSPANITIGMSRLGMETAFIGKIAGDQMGRFIQSYLEKNGIDTSNVVTDDTGAVTGLAFTEIKSPTDCSILMYRDNVADLLLQAQEVQEQLIADSKVLLISGTALAQSPSREAVLQALTYAKKHGTVIVFDLDYRPYTWTSDEETAVYYNLAAEKCDIILGTREEFDMMETFDHNPDHSDQVTAQKWFDFSANIVVIKHGKEGSIAYTREGLSHRADSYPAKVVKTFGAGDSYAAGFLYGLMQGWTIERSMAYGSGAASIVISSHSCSDAMPTVEQVNDYIERCNRGEITVS; encoded by the coding sequence ATGACCTACGTATCCTTTCCGGTATCCAGGAAGAAGGATTTCACCGCGATTGGCCGCTTGTGCATCGACTTGAACGCCAATGAGATCAATCGCCCGATGGAAGAGACGATGACGTTCACGAAGTATGTTGGCGGCTCTCCGGCCAATATTACGATTGGCATGTCCAGACTGGGTATGGAGACGGCTTTTATCGGTAAGATCGCGGGTGACCAGATGGGCAGATTCATCCAGAGTTATTTGGAGAAGAACGGCATCGACACATCGAATGTAGTTACAGATGACACTGGAGCGGTGACAGGGCTTGCTTTTACCGAAATCAAAAGCCCAACGGATTGCAGTATCCTGATGTACCGGGACAATGTAGCGGATCTGTTATTACAGGCGCAAGAAGTACAAGAGCAGTTGATTGCTGACTCCAAAGTGCTGCTAATCTCAGGCACAGCCCTCGCGCAAAGCCCATCCCGTGAAGCTGTATTACAGGCACTAACGTATGCGAAAAAACATGGCACAGTTATTGTGTTTGATCTGGACTATCGCCCATACACCTGGACATCAGATGAAGAGACAGCGGTCTATTACAACCTTGCAGCCGAGAAATGCGATATCATCCTGGGCACACGTGAAGAGTTCGACATGATGGAGACATTCGACCATAATCCGGATCATAGCGATCAGGTAACTGCACAGAAATGGTTTGACTTCTCAGCGAACATCGTTGTAATCAAGCACGGTAAGGAAGGGTCCATTGCTTATACACGTGAAGGGCTTTCACACCGTGCGGACAGCTATCCGGCAAAAGTGGTCAAAACGTTCGGTGCAGGCGACTCCTATGCGGCCGGCTTCCTATATGGATTGATGCAGGGATGGACGATTGAGCGCAGTATGGCGTATGGCAGTGGCGCAGCAAGTATCGTCATTTCGAGCCACAGCTGTTCGGATGCGATGCCAACGGTAGAACAGGTGAATGACTACATCGAACGTTGCAATCGGGGCGAGATCACCGTGTCTTGA